The following DNA comes from Frankia casuarinae.
GACGTCACCACGGCTCACGATCTCGATCTTCGAGACGATCGGGCTGTGGAGGGGAAAGGTCCGCTCCACGCCTACGCCGAAGCTGACCTTACGGACGGTGAAGGTCTCCCGCACCCCGCCACCCTGGCGGCGGATGACGGCACCCTGGAAGACCTGGATGCGCTGACGGTTTCCTTCGACGACCCGCACGTGGACCTTGAGGGTGTCGCCCGGCCAGAACTCGGGCACGTCGGTCCTCAGCGACTCGGCGTCGAGGCTGTCCAGGGTGTGCATGGCAGTCGCTTCCTGAAGAGTTGAGATGGATGGTCCGCGGCCCCGGAACGCACCGAGGTGGACAATCCGTGGTCGAGGCCGACCCGGCCGGCATGGGTGGACGCAATCACCGCGAGGTGTCCCGCGGGAAAGACATGCGACCCGAGGCCGCCCGAACCGGTCACGAACCGACGGACACTGCATCCTACTGTGCCACACCCGGGAGAGAGAGCGGACCGCCCTACCCCTCGCCCGGCCCCTCGACGTCACGATGATGGATCAGGCCCGTCCCCTCGGTGGGGGCCGGCAGCATCCGCCCGGCCGCCTCGGCCGCGGCGGCAGCGAGTACGACTCGGTCCGCTTCGGCGAACTCGCGGTGTTCCAGGAGGTCCGGGCGCCGCAACAGGGTACGACGAAGCGCCTGGGAACGACGCCAGCGGGCGATCGCCTCATGATCGCCTGAGCGGAGAACGGGCGGCACCTCGGTCCCCCGCCATACCGGCGGACGGGTGTAGACCGGGCCCTCCAGCAAGC
Coding sequences within:
- the rplS gene encoding 50S ribosomal protein L19 — protein: MHTLDSLDAESLRTDVPEFWPGDTLKVHVRVVEGNRQRIQVFQGAVIRRQGGGVRETFTVRKVSFGVGVERTFPLHSPIVSKIEIVSRGDVRRAKLYYLRQLRGKAAKIKEKREPVAR